From one Verrucomicrobiota bacterium genomic stretch:
- a CDS encoding integration host factor subunit beta: MTKRDIVIKVQKDLGPRMTQLEVKEVVQRVLDMVIDALAAGHTVELRNFGIFKPVKRKARIGRNPNNPSVEVRIPEKWVADFKPGRIMKMRVSELESTPTV, translated from the coding sequence ATCACCAAACGCGACATTGTCATCAAGGTGCAGAAAGATCTCGGGCCGCGTATGACCCAGCTCGAGGTCAAGGAAGTCGTCCAGCGCGTGCTCGACATGGTCATCGACGCGCTGGCCGCCGGCCACACCGTCGAGTTGCGGAACTTCGGCATCTTCAAGCCGGTCAAGCGGAAGGCGCGCATCGGCCGCAATCCGAACAACCCGAGTGTGGAAGTTCGGATTCCGGAGAAATGGGTGGCCGATTTCAAGCCCGGCCGCATCATGAAGATGCGCGTGTCCGAGCTCGAGAGCACGCCGACCGTCTGA